A genomic window from Gossypium hirsutum isolate 1008001.06 chromosome D12, Gossypium_hirsutum_v2.1, whole genome shotgun sequence includes:
- the LOC107953405 gene encoding uncharacterized protein, with product MEMVAPVPAVDFNFDSACSSPYMTAPSSPQRFGNFLFSAPSSPTHVSSLYPFQWEEKRKSNHDDDDDGGHGCEEDFEFNFSGHLEIPSLSAADELFDGGKIRPLKPPPGYDESFSSAVSSPKSKRQHGQNDIQFGSQQRGRERTSAAASSSSSTSSACNYVHKKSRSLSPLRVSGIMFEQEETSSNSQKNNESSTANNPKSSYVSSLLSSISFSKVNKKWKLKDLLLFRSASEGRAASKDPLRKYALLSRKEAEEEVKNASFRSTDSMGSVSSSRRRGRVSAHELHYTANRAVSEEMKRKTFLPYKQGLLGCLGFNPGMHEISRGIGSLTRGSS from the coding sequence ATGGAAATGGTAGCGCCAGTCCCCGCTGTGGATTTCAACTTCGATAGCGCCTGTTCATCTCCATACATGACTGCTCCTTCAAGTCCTCAACGCTTCGGCAATTTCCTCTTCAGTGCTCCATCCAGTCCCACTCATGTTTCTTCTTTGTATCCTTTTCAATGGGAGGAAAAGCGTAAGAGCAACCATGATGATGACGATGATGGCGGCCATGGGTGTGAAGAGGATTTCGAGTTCAACTTCAGTGGGCATTTAGAAATACCTTCTTTGTCTGCAGCCGATGAGCTCTTCGATGGCGGAAAGATTCGACCTTTGAAACCCCCGCCTGGTTATGATGAATCTTTCTCAAGTGCCGTTTCTTCTCCAAAATCAAAGCGACAACATGGTCAAAACGACATACAGTTTGGATCACAACAACGCGGGAGAGAAAGAACCTCTGCTGCtgcatcttcttcatcttcaacGTCTTCAGCCTGCAACTATGTTCATAAGAAAAGCAGATCATTGTCTCCGTTAAGAGTATCCGGCATCATGTTCGAGCAAGAAGAGACATCATCAAATTCCCAGAAAAACAATGAATCTTCCACGGCAAACAATCCAAAATCTTCTTATGTTTCTTCCCTGCTGTCATCCATTTCGTTCTCAAAAGTCAACAAAAAATGGAAGTTGAAAGACCTATTACTGTTCCGGAGTGCATCAGAAGGGAGGGCCGCGAGTAAAGATCCCCTTAGGAAATATGCTCTTTTGTCAAGGAAAGAGGCGGAGGAGGAGGTTAAAAACGCCAGCTTCCGCTCCACTGATAGCATGGGTTCGGTGTCGAGTTCGAGGCGGAGAGGACGGGTTTCGGCTCACGAGTTGCATTACACGGCGAACCGGGCCGTGTCGGAGGAGATGAAGAGGAAGACCTTTTTACCTTACAAGCAAGGCCTCCTTGGATGCTTGGGTTTCAATCCAGGAATGCATGAGATTTCCAGGGGCATTGGGTCATTGACACGTGGATCATCTTGA